From a single Nostoc sp. MS1 genomic region:
- a CDS encoding transposase, translating into MAHNIRIFNAKLIQSEEYRGYIASKKRYFYGVRVQLLTTKTGIPVEFVFMPASATDIRGLGALPLNLLPGSQVYADCAYLDYTVEDDLIETSQISMQVMRKINSKRQDAPWIQYIKQSIRHYIETVFSGITRRFHKSIHAVTFEGFLLKLQAFIFAYTLQQAFID; encoded by the coding sequence GTGGCTCATAATATTCGCATCTTTAATGCGAAATTGATTCAATCAGAAGAATATCGGGGTTATATTGCATCGAAGAAACGTTATTTTTATGGAGTGAGAGTACAGTTATTAACCACCAAAACAGGTATTCCGGTGGAATTTGTGTTCATGCCAGCTAGCGCGACAGATATACGGGGATTGGGAGCTTTACCCTTGAATTTACTACCAGGGAGCCAAGTTTATGCCGATTGTGCCTATCTTGATTACACTGTAGAAGATGACTTGATTGAAACTAGTCAAATCTCGATGCAAGTCATGCGAAAAATTAACTCTAAACGCCAAGATGCACCGTGGATTCAATACATTAAACAGTCTATTCGTCATTACATTGAAACTGTATTTAGCGGCATTACTAGGCGCTTTCACAAATCTATTCATGCGGTAACATTTGAAGGGTTTTTACTGAAGTTACAAGCTTTTATTTTTGCTTATACTCTGCAACAAGCTTTTATTGACTAA
- a CDS encoding CO2 hydration protein, whose amino-acid sequence MVQTPEKPITKLPPSQHEFAEVIHRLEAGGSMLPDTPENLMQIIGIYKAYAVPMDFYWRDLLYIAEQVFLNPLPFFKYFIPQEYLDRHNHYAGDDADLRIWRGPATAHPELLEFMEKGETGKMPKLLHHWLHDRVNMEFAEACMQAMLWHRHMYAPVNQFDAYLDSDEYKANADRAIKAYFQGNPLMLGLYKLFPDMFLEQCRQMSYYANLGLFWEVMAPVFFEMSDIYDEGGFKGVPDAMDFLINGIFAIAGRPIYHHVYIRGECYEIIPKSKGFTWLYEAALPYVEAVFYRTAPFRGTKSYNAQAGQVPTDQKDFHYGILYADVFPVGTAGIPPTLLMQDMLHFLPPYLLDYYKQYCRGEEDMLIQLGVTFQRSMYNVTSAVIQALRTALLYPLDDPNPKHLQANREFFEAQLNRFTRSEYNMRDAARLRQIQNQDYR is encoded by the coding sequence ATGGTACAAACTCCAGAAAAACCGATTACAAAATTACCACCGTCTCAACATGAGTTTGCTGAGGTAATTCATCGCCTAGAAGCTGGCGGTTCCATGTTACCAGATACGCCAGAAAATCTGATGCAAATTATCGGCATATATAAGGCTTATGCTGTGCCGATGGATTTTTATTGGCGTGACCTACTTTATATTGCCGAACAAGTATTTTTAAACCCGTTACCCTTTTTCAAATACTTCATTCCTCAAGAATATTTAGATAGACATAATCATTACGCTGGTGATGATGCTGATTTAAGAATTTGGCGTGGCCCAGCCACAGCACACCCGGAACTTCTGGAATTTATGGAGAAGGGTGAAACCGGCAAGATGCCAAAATTATTGCATCACTGGTTACACGATCGCGTTAACATGGAGTTCGCGGAAGCGTGTATGCAGGCTATGCTATGGCATCGCCACATGTATGCGCCTGTTAACCAGTTTGATGCCTACTTAGACTCAGACGAATATAAAGCTAACGCTGATAGGGCAATTAAAGCCTACTTCCAAGGCAACCCCTTGATGTTGGGACTTTACAAACTGTTCCCTGATATGTTCTTGGAACAGTGCCGCCAGATGTCATACTACGCTAACCTGGGCTTATTCTGGGAAGTCATGGCCCCGGTGTTCTTTGAAATGTCGGATATCTATGATGAAGGCGGCTTCAAAGGTGTTCCCGATGCGATGGACTTTTTGATTAATGGAATATTTGCGATCGCAGGTCGTCCGATTTACCATCATGTATATATTCGGGGTGAATGTTACGAAATTATCCCCAAATCCAAAGGTTTCACTTGGCTATACGAAGCTGCATTACCCTACGTAGAAGCAGTATTCTACCGCACAGCCCCATTCCGTGGTACAAAATCTTACAACGCCCAAGCTGGTCAAGTACCTACTGATCAAAAAGACTTCCACTACGGTATTCTCTACGCTGACGTATTTCCTGTAGGTACTGCGGGTATTCCGCCCACATTATTAATGCAAGATATGTTGCACTTCTTACCACCATATCTGCTTGATTACTACAAACAATATTGCCGTGGTGAAGAAGATATGTTGATTCAGTTGGGAGTTACTTTCCAACGTTCAATGTATAACGTTACTTCTGCTGTAATTCAAGCATTACGTACAGCACTTTTATATCCATTAGATGACCCAAACCCCAAACATTTACAAGCCAACCGCGAGTTTTTTGAAGCCCAGCTAAATCGCTTTACTCGTTCCGAATACAATATGCGTGATGCTGCGCGTCTGCGCCAAATTCAAAATCAAGATTATCGCTAA
- a CDS encoding CDP-alcohol phosphatidyltransferase family protein: MDLKFIPIGLVLFRFLISPFLLWDAWDGQTSIWFIVGFVAAFVSDIFDGIIARRLGVSTANLRQADSWADVYLFSSVFISAWLSYRDILIAEKLPLLMAVFAQLAWWIVNLIKYGKPASYHTYSAKFWGITLFVAIIALFGFNYAGITLWITCIVGTIHSIEEILMTLILPVWTHDVLSIFHALSLRQEFQKSEV; this comes from the coding sequence ATGGATCTCAAATTCATCCCTATTGGTCTTGTACTATTTCGCTTTTTGATATCACCTTTCCTCCTGTGGGATGCCTGGGATGGACAAACCAGTATTTGGTTTATCGTGGGTTTTGTTGCTGCTTTTGTTTCTGATATTTTTGATGGCATTATCGCCCGACGCTTGGGTGTCAGCACTGCTAATTTAAGACAAGCTGACAGTTGGGCTGATGTTTACCTTTTCAGCAGTGTATTTATAAGTGCATGGTTGAGTTATCGAGATATTCTTATAGCTGAAAAATTGCCTTTATTGATGGCTGTTTTTGCTCAGTTGGCATGGTGGATAGTTAATTTAATTAAATATGGTAAACCTGCTAGCTATCACACCTACTCAGCCAAGTTCTGGGGCATCACTCTATTCGTCGCCATTATTGCTTTATTTGGCTTTAATTATGCAGGAATTACTTTATGGATAACCTGCATTGTCGGTACAATTCATAGTATTGAAGAAATTTTGATGACCTTAATATTGCCTGTTTGGACTCATGATGTTTTAAGTATTTTTCATGCGCTGAGTCTACGCCAAGAGTTTCAAAAAAGTGAAGTCTAA
- a CDS encoding NADH-quinone oxidoreductase subunit M, which translates to MLSVLIWIPIVSAIIIGFWPSSPNQASRIRLISLTVAAIVLFWNLFILLKFDLSNPGMQFQEYLPWNDTLGLSYQLGVDGLSILMLILNSLLTWIAIYSSSNQTERPRLFYSLILLVSGGAAGAFLAENLLLFFLFYELELIPFYLLISIWGGEKRAYAGIKFLIYTAVSGAFILATFLGMVWLTGSTSFAFDAISTQTISATLQFVLLCGIIIGFGIKIPLIPFHTWLPDAYVEASAPVAILLGGVLAKLGTYGLLRFGLGMFPQAWSVVAPTLAIWGAVSAIYGAVIAIAQTDIKRMVAYSSIGHMGYVLLASAASNSLSLVGAVSQMFSHGLILAILFHLVGVIEVKVGTRELDKLNGLMSPIRGLPLISALLVLSGMASAGIPGLVGFISEFIVFQASFSVFPLPTLLCVAASGLTAVYFVILLNRTCFGKLDNNLAYYPRVLWPEKTPALILAALIIFLGVQPTWLVRWSEPTTTAMVAAIPPVEKTVISQVALK; encoded by the coding sequence ATGCTTAGTGTATTAATTTGGATACCGATTGTAAGCGCCATAATTATCGGATTTTGGCCAAGTAGTCCCAATCAAGCCAGCCGTATTCGTCTAATATCTTTAACCGTTGCGGCCATAGTCTTATTCTGGAACCTATTTATTCTGCTGAAATTCGACCTCAGCAATCCAGGAATGCAGTTTCAAGAGTATCTACCTTGGAATGATACCTTGGGCTTGAGTTACCAATTAGGCGTAGATGGGCTATCAATTTTGATGTTGATATTAAATAGCCTCCTCACTTGGATTGCTATTTACAGCAGCAGTAACCAGACAGAACGCCCACGCCTTTTCTACTCATTGATTTTGTTAGTCAGTGGCGGCGCTGCTGGTGCATTTTTAGCAGAGAATTTACTGCTATTCTTCCTTTTCTACGAACTAGAATTAATCCCCTTTTATTTGTTAATTTCCATTTGGGGAGGGGAAAAACGCGCTTACGCTGGTATCAAATTTTTGATTTACACAGCTGTTTCCGGCGCATTCATTCTGGCAACCTTCTTAGGCATGGTTTGGCTGACTGGTTCTACCAGCTTCGCCTTTGATGCTATCTCAACTCAAACCATCTCTGCCACACTGCAATTTGTTCTTCTGTGCGGAATTATCATCGGCTTTGGTATCAAAATTCCTCTGATTCCTTTCCATACTTGGTTGCCTGATGCTTATGTAGAAGCATCTGCACCAGTTGCCATTCTTTTAGGTGGTGTGTTGGCAAAACTCGGAACTTACGGATTATTGCGATTTGGTTTGGGGATGTTTCCCCAAGCTTGGAGTGTAGTAGCACCAACCTTAGCAATTTGGGGCGCAGTCAGTGCTATTTATGGCGCAGTAATTGCGATCGCTCAAACAGATATCAAGCGCATGGTAGCCTACAGTTCTATCGGTCACATGGGATACGTATTATTAGCTTCTGCCGCTAGTAATTCTCTATCCTTAGTAGGCGCTGTATCACAAATGTTTAGCCACGGTTTAATCCTGGCTATACTTTTCCATTTGGTAGGAGTCATAGAAGTTAAAGTTGGCACAAGAGAACTAGATAAACTTAATGGTTTGATGAGTCCTATTCGTGGTCTACCGCTAATTAGTGCTTTACTGGTTCTCAGTGGTATGGCTAGTGCTGGTATACCTGGGTTAGTCGGATTTATTTCTGAATTTATCGTTTTCCAAGCTAGTTTTTCTGTATTCCCTTTACCGACTTTGTTATGTGTTGCAGCAAGCGGGTTAACAGCAGTTTATTTCGTTATCCTCCTCAACCGTACCTGTTTCGGTAAACTAGATAACAACCTAGCCTACTACCCCAGAGTTCTTTGGCCTGAGAAAACACCAGCCTTAATTTTGGCAGCTTTAATCATCTTCTTAGGTGTGCAACCCACTTGGTTAGTACGTTGGAGTGAACCCACAACCACGGCAATGGTAGCAGCAATTCCCCCTGTAGAGAAAACTGTAATCTCTCAAGTTGCTTTGAAGTAA
- a CDS encoding NAD(P)H-quinone oxidoreductase subunit F — MAQFLLETVWLVPLYPLIGGLLAIPWSPGIIRKTGPRPAGYVNLIMTFFALVHSAIALQATWNRPPIEQFFPWLSTAGLDLTIAIEISSITVGAMVVITGLNFLAQIFAVGYMEMDWGWGRFYSLLGLFEAGLCALVLCNNLFFSYVILEVLTLGTYLLVGLWFSQPLVVSGARDAFLTKRVGDLFLLMGVLALWTLAGTWDFPALEQWAQTAKVDPTVITLVGLALVAGPMGKCAQFPLHLWLDEAMEGPVPSTILRNSVVVASGAWILIKLQPVLTLSPIVSSFIVGIGAVTAIGASLIAIAQIDIKRCLSYSVSAYMGLVFIAVGAQQDEAALLLVLTHALAAALLVMSTGGIVWNSITQDLTQLGGLWSRRPISGLSYIVGVLGLIGVPPLGSFWALLKLADGLWNTHPWLVGIVIGVNALTAFSLTREFGLIFGGKAKQMSERSPEVHWPMVLPMMILFGFVLHLPLILQSLSLLPSWATLNKDVALLLIWSSIFGCSISAVIYLGNIIPKPVRLPFKGLQDLIAYDFYTPKLYKMTIIFGVAQLSKFADMIDRFVVDGIVNFVGLFSLLGGEGLKYSTSGQTQFYAFTVLLGVGLLGAWVTWPFWGIPFLELIY, encoded by the coding sequence ATGGCTCAGTTTCTCCTTGAGACTGTTTGGCTAGTCCCTTTGTATCCTTTGATTGGCGGGCTGTTAGCTATACCTTGGTCGCCGGGGATCATTCGCAAAACGGGGCCAAGACCGGCAGGTTATGTAAATTTAATCATGACATTTTTCGCGTTGGTGCATAGCGCGATCGCCTTACAAGCAACTTGGAACCGTCCACCCATAGAACAATTCTTTCCCTGGCTATCTACGGCTGGGTTAGACCTGACTATTGCGATAGAAATCTCCTCTATCACAGTGGGAGCAATGGTAGTCATCACTGGCTTAAATTTCCTCGCCCAAATTTTTGCCGTTGGCTACATGGAAATGGATTGGGGATGGGGGCGTTTCTACTCATTATTAGGGTTATTTGAAGCCGGGTTATGCGCTTTAGTGCTGTGTAATAACCTTTTCTTCAGCTATGTCATATTAGAAGTTCTTACCTTGGGAACCTACTTATTAGTGGGTTTATGGTTTAGCCAACCACTGGTAGTCTCTGGTGCGAGAGATGCTTTCCTCACCAAACGGGTAGGAGACTTGTTTCTCCTGATGGGAGTATTAGCGTTATGGACTCTAGCAGGAACTTGGGATTTTCCCGCACTAGAGCAATGGGCGCAAACAGCTAAGGTTGACCCCACTGTCATTACATTAGTAGGTTTAGCTTTAGTTGCCGGGCCGATGGGTAAGTGCGCTCAGTTCCCCTTGCATCTGTGGTTAGATGAAGCGATGGAAGGCCCTGTTCCTAGTACAATTTTGCGGAACTCGGTAGTAGTTGCTAGTGGTGCATGGATTCTGATTAAACTGCAACCAGTATTAACCCTATCGCCAATAGTTTCTTCATTTATTGTGGGGATTGGTGCAGTAACAGCCATTGGTGCTTCTTTAATTGCGATCGCCCAAATTGATATTAAACGCTGCTTATCATACTCAGTCAGCGCATACATGGGTTTGGTGTTTATTGCTGTAGGCGCACAGCAAGACGAAGCAGCACTATTGTTAGTACTTACTCATGCCCTAGCTGCGGCATTGTTAGTTATGAGTACTGGCGGTATTGTTTGGAATAGCATCACCCAAGATTTGACTCAACTAGGTGGGTTATGGTCACGCCGCCCTATTTCCGGCTTATCCTACATCGTTGGTGTATTGGGTTTAATTGGTGTTCCCCCACTTGGTAGCTTTTGGGCATTACTGAAACTAGCTGATGGTTTATGGAATACTCACCCTTGGTTAGTGGGAATTGTTATAGGGGTGAACGCTTTAACAGCCTTTAGTTTAACCAGAGAGTTTGGCTTAATCTTTGGTGGTAAAGCTAAACAAATGAGTGAGCGATCGCCGGAAGTTCATTGGCCAATGGTATTACCAATGATGATTTTATTCGGCTTTGTTCTACACCTGCCTTTAATATTGCAAAGCTTATCTCTTTTACCTAGTTGGGCCACCTTAAATAAAGATGTTGCTCTACTATTAATTTGGTCAAGCATTTTCGGTTGCAGCATTAGCGCCGTCATCTACTTAGGCAACATTATTCCTAAACCAGTCCGCCTACCCTTCAAAGGTTTACAAGACCTAATTGCTTACGATTTTTACACCCCCAAATTATATAAAATGACGATCATTTTCGGCGTTGCTCAACTATCCAAATTCGCCGATATGATTGACCGTTTCGTCGTCGATGGTATCGTCAATTTTGTGGGTCTGTTCTCGCTATTAGGCGGGGAAGGTTTAAAATACAGCACCTCTGGACAAACCCAATTTTATGCCTTCACCGTACTTTTAGGAGTAGGTCTTTTAGGCGCGTGGGTGACTTGGCCTTTCTGGGGAATCCCCTTTTTAGAATTGATTTATTAA
- a CDS encoding SWIM zinc finger family protein, whose translation MNTYTLQASREWWSQRWLDLLDSYRFKKRLERARIYARQGNVLSIEFKSAKVLARVQGSEEEPYKVSLSLDPFTDEQWGYVIETMSQKAVFAAKLLAGEMPQNIEDVFTSNGLSLFPFTLSDVHSKCSCPDKANPCKHVGAVYYQLGDRFSEDPFVLFQLRGRTKEQIISDLRQLRRGKVEVKVTETSETQKPITNNQININLLSCWQYNEPLESSLVVIAPSTSETVLDILGAIPLAKDEENSASLNSSDIVMKYLETLYKEVSQKAMLAAMNVGG comes from the coding sequence ATGAATACATACACTCTACAAGCAAGCCGTGAATGGTGGTCACAAAGGTGGCTAGATTTATTAGATTCTTATCGCTTTAAAAAACGTTTAGAACGAGCAAGAATATATGCCCGTCAAGGTAATGTCTTAAGTATCGAATTTAAAAGTGCAAAAGTATTAGCAAGAGTTCAGGGTAGTGAAGAAGAACCATATAAAGTCTCTTTATCTCTTGATCCCTTTACTGATGAACAATGGGGCTATGTAATTGAAACAATGTCTCAAAAGGCTGTATTCGCTGCCAAGCTATTAGCAGGAGAAATGCCCCAAAATATTGAAGATGTATTCACCAGTAATGGGCTTTCTTTATTCCCTTTTACTCTGTCTGATGTCCATAGTAAATGCTCTTGTCCTGATAAAGCTAACCCTTGTAAACACGTTGGTGCAGTTTACTATCAGTTAGGTGATAGATTCAGTGAAGACCCATTTGTATTATTTCAATTACGCGGACGTACCAAAGAGCAAATTATTAGTGATTTACGACAATTACGTAGAGGAAAAGTTGAAGTTAAAGTAACAGAAACATCCGAAACGCAGAAACCAATTACCAATAATCAAATAAATATTAACCTGCTTTCTTGTTGGCAATACAACGAGCCACTAGAGTCTTCTTTAGTTGTGATTGCACCATCAACTAGCGAAACTGTATTAGATATATTGGGGGCAATTCCTTTAGCAAAGGATGAAGAAAATTCAGCAAGTCTAAATTCTAGCGATATAGTCATGAAATACTTGGAAACTCTTTACAAAGAAGTTAGCCAAAAAGCTATGCTGGCAGCAATGAATGTGGGCGGTTAG
- the tpiA gene encoding triose-phosphate isomerase — MRKIVIAGNWKMFKTQAESQEFLQGFLPALEETPQEREVLLCVPFTDLGILSKSLHGSRVQLGAQNVHWAESGAYTGEISAPMLTEIGVRYVIVGHSERRQYFGETDETVNLRLKAAQTYGLTPILCVGETKQQRDAGETESLITSQLDKDLIDVDQTNLVIAYEPIWAIGTGDTCETTEANRVIGLIRSQLKNPNVPIQYGGSVKPNNIDEIMAQSEIDGVLVGGASLEPDSFARIVNYQ, encoded by the coding sequence GTGCGGAAAATAGTTATTGCTGGTAACTGGAAAATGTTCAAAACTCAGGCAGAGTCCCAAGAGTTTCTACAAGGATTTCTGCCTGCACTAGAGGAAACACCTCAAGAACGAGAAGTGCTGCTTTGTGTTCCTTTTACTGACCTGGGCATTTTGTCCAAGAGTTTACACGGCAGCCGTGTACAACTAGGAGCGCAAAATGTCCACTGGGCGGAAAGTGGAGCCTACACGGGTGAAATTTCTGCCCCCATGTTGACAGAGATTGGTGTACGTTACGTAATTGTCGGTCATAGTGAACGGCGACAATATTTTGGGGAAACAGACGAAACAGTTAATTTGCGTCTGAAAGCAGCTCAAACCTATGGTTTAACGCCAATTCTTTGTGTAGGCGAAACCAAACAACAAAGGGACGCTGGGGAAACTGAATCACTCATTACCAGCCAATTAGATAAAGACCTAATTGATGTCGATCAGACAAATTTAGTGATTGCCTACGAACCAATTTGGGCAATTGGCACAGGCGACACCTGTGAGACAACTGAGGCTAATCGAGTTATTGGTTTAATTCGTAGCCAGTTGAAGAATCCTAATGTACCAATTCAATATGGTGGTTCAGTCAAACCAAACAATATTGATGAAATTATGGCTCAAAGTGAAATTGACGGCGTTCTCGTCGGCGGAGCAAGTCTAGAACCTGACAGTTTCGCCAGAATTGTCAACTATCAGTAA
- the folP gene encoding dihydropteroate synthase produces MCSKLVIRDRCFNWGQRTYLMGVLNVTPDSFSDGGKFNTTSAALAQAQALVAAGADIIDIGGQSTRPGAEQITLAEELERVLPIVELVRSQSSVPISVDTTRASVAKAAIEVGADIINDISGGTFDSQMLPTVASLGVPIVLMHMRGTPQTMQQFTDYQDLMGEIASFLANQITIATNLGIKPEKIMIDPGIGFAKNYEQNLEILRNLHLLRSLNCPILVGASRKSFIGRILNQPDPKARVWGTAAACCAAIFNGADILRVHDVQQMREVSLVADAVFRGK; encoded by the coding sequence ATGTGTAGTAAGTTAGTAATACGCGATCGCTGTTTTAATTGGGGGCAGCGTACTTATTTAATGGGCGTGTTAAATGTAACGCCTGATAGTTTTAGTGATGGTGGTAAGTTTAATACTACTTCGGCGGCTTTGGCTCAGGCACAAGCTTTAGTAGCGGCTGGCGCTGATATTATCGATATTGGTGGTCAATCGACTAGACCAGGAGCAGAGCAAATCACTCTGGCAGAGGAACTGGAGCGAGTCTTGCCAATTGTGGAGCTAGTGCGATCGCAAAGTTCTGTGCCTATATCCGTAGATACAACTAGAGCTAGTGTAGCCAAAGCAGCGATTGAAGTTGGAGCAGATATTATTAATGATATTTCTGGTGGTACATTTGACTCCCAAATGTTGCCAACAGTAGCAAGTTTAGGCGTACCAATAGTATTGATGCACATGCGAGGTACACCGCAGACGATGCAGCAATTTACTGATTATCAAGATTTAATGGGAGAAATTGCTAGTTTTTTAGCTAACCAAATTACCATAGCCACAAATTTGGGTATCAAACCCGAAAAAATCATGATTGATCCAGGAATTGGTTTTGCTAAAAACTACGAACAAAATCTAGAAATATTACGAAACTTACATTTATTGCGATCGCTAAACTGTCCTATTTTGGTAGGTGCATCTCGTAAAAGTTTCATCGGTCGGATATTAAATCAACCAGACCCCAAAGCGCGAGTTTGGGGAACTGCAGCCGCTTGTTGCGCTGCCATTTTCAACGGTGCGGATATCTTAAGAGTACATGACGTACAACAGATGCGCGAAGTATCTCTGGTTGCAGATGCAGTATTTCGAGGTAAGTAG
- a CDS encoding SPFH domain-containing protein produces the protein MEPIIAIVLALIGYALGSAKIINEGNAALVERLGRRHRTLSPGLNFIVPLVDQVVMEDTTREQYLDIKPQNVITKDNIYLEVDAILYWRIRDIEKSFYAIENLQGALMQLATTTLREIIAQNTLEETNVTREEMNRTILRELNETTATWGVEIIRLDIQRITPPESVRRSMEEERAAEIKKRALISEAEGERQAAIKKAEGTMSSMQIIAEALRSNPESKEILRYLVAQDYINASYRLGESPNAKVVFVDPGKSGDLMKEVIAESTNTESNGNGSER, from the coding sequence ATGGAGCCAATTATTGCTATAGTCTTAGCCCTGATCGGTTATGCGTTAGGATCGGCAAAAATTATTAATGAAGGAAATGCCGCCCTTGTAGAACGCTTGGGACGGAGACATCGCACCTTAAGTCCAGGTTTAAACTTTATTGTGCCGTTGGTGGATCAGGTTGTGATGGAAGACACTACGCGCGAACAGTATTTAGATATCAAGCCACAGAACGTAATCACCAAAGATAATATTTACTTAGAAGTTGATGCTATTCTTTACTGGCGTATCAGAGATATTGAAAAGAGTTTTTATGCAATCGAAAACTTGCAAGGAGCCTTGATGCAGTTGGCAACAACCACACTCCGAGAGATTATTGCTCAAAACACTTTAGAGGAAACCAATGTTACCAGAGAGGAAATGAACCGCACAATCCTTAGAGAGTTGAATGAGACAACAGCAACTTGGGGGGTGGAAATTATCCGGTTGGATATTCAAAGAATTACTCCACCAGAGAGTGTTCGCAGGTCAATGGAAGAGGAAAGAGCGGCTGAAATCAAAAAACGAGCGTTAATTTCCGAAGCTGAAGGGGAACGCCAAGCAGCAATTAAGAAAGCGGAAGGAACCATGTCCTCAATGCAGATAATTGCAGAAGCATTGCGTAGCAATCCCGAAAGTAAAGAAATTTTGCGTTATTTAGTAGCTCAAGATTATATTAATGCCAGCTACAGACTAGGAGAAAGTCCCAATGCCAAAGTTGTATTTGTAGACCCTGGTAAATCAGGTGACTTGATGAAAGAAGTAATTGCTGAATCTACAAATACTGAAAGTAATGGAAATGGTAGTGAGAGGTAG